A window of Pirellula sp. SH-Sr6A contains these coding sequences:
- a CDS encoding helix-turn-helix domain-containing protein: protein MSSDDPNKSIAKRQIARLIGSSDIPMYVLDEQDILVYANEAMLAWIASIRGPDSVPLDLIGLNCRFHSRPLEGQPDTEPDGATDRLADWIAQLAPPTLWDRSSLHVSSWDDATAKVIVPLEPHSDGMGVPGPTGTLLVLRLPERLLDIYRRLQSGSRECPLPKSTDGESSLPWPWLIAGQSLRAVLLRQQWEMACASETSTILIGDVCEERDALIAMLARTRASRKNLLYQPGSTIRVDCHLMDGSLLESVLEAVDEVIRSFGSRASLFLSRLDELPEELLLALDRYLASRPELVTFASCRKPLHESRGTNSLWLRLWLRLSPLRIELPSLRERLEDLDSIIASWFQARQQLAEQGLRIRSEKISRHLTIASPAKDALLAYPWPGSYEELASVLESSIQQSEGGEIGVSHLPIAIRTSPSHFERPPSLEPIALDEVLEQVEKQLIMEALEHCKGNRTAASKLLSISRARMIRRLQQWGLIQDSTSGDEEAEGDLPQFEEIRDD from the coding sequence ATGTCCTCGGATGATCCGAATAAATCGATTGCGAAGCGGCAGATTGCCAGACTGATCGGTAGCTCGGACATTCCGATGTATGTGCTAGACGAGCAAGACATTCTCGTTTACGCGAATGAAGCGATGTTGGCTTGGATCGCATCAATTCGCGGGCCCGATTCCGTTCCCTTGGACTTGATTGGTCTCAACTGCCGTTTTCATTCTCGACCTCTCGAAGGTCAACCGGATACCGAGCCAGACGGCGCCACCGACCGTCTCGCCGATTGGATCGCCCAGCTCGCTCCCCCCACCCTTTGGGATCGGAGTTCTCTTCACGTTTCGTCATGGGACGACGCGACGGCGAAAGTGATTGTACCACTGGAGCCGCATAGCGACGGGATGGGCGTACCGGGGCCAACAGGTACGTTGTTGGTGCTTCGGCTGCCGGAACGATTGCTCGATATTTATCGACGATTGCAATCGGGCAGCCGCGAATGCCCTTTGCCAAAATCGACCGATGGAGAATCGTCACTACCTTGGCCATGGTTAATCGCGGGACAGTCGCTACGAGCCGTACTACTGCGACAGCAATGGGAAATGGCATGCGCATCCGAGACCTCGACCATCTTGATCGGTGATGTTTGTGAAGAGCGGGACGCCCTCATTGCCATGCTCGCCCGCACGCGTGCCTCGCGAAAGAATCTGCTTTATCAACCCGGATCGACCATCCGGGTTGACTGCCATCTTATGGATGGATCGCTTTTGGAAAGCGTCCTCGAAGCGGTGGATGAAGTCATTCGTTCCTTTGGGTCCCGAGCCAGTCTCTTTTTATCGAGACTCGATGAACTTCCAGAAGAACTCCTGCTCGCCTTGGATCGCTATCTCGCCTCGAGACCGGAGCTCGTTACCTTTGCGAGCTGCCGTAAGCCGCTTCACGAATCGCGTGGCACGAACTCGTTATGGTTGCGCCTTTGGTTACGTCTTTCACCGCTCCGCATCGAGCTCCCCTCGCTTCGCGAAAGGTTGGAAGACTTGGATTCCATCATTGCAAGCTGGTTTCAAGCAAGGCAGCAGTTGGCGGAGCAAGGGCTTCGCATTCGCTCCGAGAAAATCTCTCGGCACCTCACGATCGCTTCTCCAGCAAAAGATGCGTTGCTAGCCTATCCCTGGCCAGGGAGCTACGAGGAGTTGGCCAGCGTCCTCGAATCTTCGATTCAACAATCCGAGGGAGGCGAGATCGGCGTATCCCACCTTCCGATCGCAATCCGTACGAGCCCCAGCCACTTTGAACGGCCTCCTTCTCTCGAACCCATTGCGCTCGATGAAGTCCTCGAGCAAGTTGAGAAGCAGCTTATCATGGAGGCGCTCGAGCATTGCAAAGGAAATCGCACCGCGGCGTCGAAACTCCTATCCATTTCTCGCGCTCGTATGATTCGTCGATTGCAACAATGGGGACTGATCCAAGACTCGACCTCGGGAGACGAGGAGGCCGAGGGCGATCTCCCGCAGTTCGAAGAAATCCGCGATGACTGA
- a CDS encoding tRNA modification GTPase codes for MQFDTETTICAIATGEAPALRGAIRITGPDTLAMLRTLGPLPEKIPFAQRVGMDIDLGELGPLPVSVFCWPDSRSYTGQPSAELHTLGAPVLLSELQRKLILSGVKLAQPGEFTLRAFLAGRLDLTQCEAVLGVIHAHDQRSLAVALNQLAGGLAAPLADTRRDLIHLLADIEAGLDFVDEDIQFISPEQIESRLLDALSSVEGILSQMDSRSGQKHEWQIALTGPPNAGKSSLLNAIAGTEVAMVSPTPGTTRDYLRYRVQQSDVAFDLLDTAGMEEWQEDSPRGLAQAFTRSQIEQADLLLYCSPHDELSEPIPAPVLSSSKPIWLIETKCDVSRPHGGTRDRNVERIEARYEVSSKTGDGVAELGHALLHWVQQQKAEQADAVPMTVERCQGALLNAKGAIAAALDAVRGRCGDEIIAAEIRIALDEIGLVAGTVYTEDVLDALFSRFCIGK; via the coding sequence ATGCAATTCGATACCGAAACGACCATCTGCGCCATCGCCACAGGCGAGGCGCCTGCCCTCCGAGGAGCGATTCGGATCACCGGTCCGGATACGCTGGCCATGCTCCGAACTCTTGGCCCGCTTCCTGAAAAAATCCCGTTTGCCCAACGAGTCGGGATGGACATCGACCTCGGAGAGCTCGGGCCGCTCCCCGTCTCGGTTTTTTGTTGGCCGGACTCCAGAAGTTACACCGGTCAGCCTTCCGCCGAATTGCACACGCTCGGTGCACCGGTCTTGTTGAGCGAACTACAACGAAAACTGATTTTGTCCGGGGTGAAACTCGCGCAACCAGGAGAGTTCACGCTCCGAGCGTTTCTGGCAGGAAGGCTGGACTTGACGCAATGCGAAGCGGTGCTCGGTGTCATCCACGCACACGACCAACGAAGTCTTGCGGTGGCACTGAACCAATTAGCGGGAGGGTTGGCCGCACCTTTGGCTGACACTCGTCGCGATTTGATCCATTTGTTGGCGGACATCGAAGCTGGATTGGATTTTGTCGACGAGGACATCCAGTTCATTTCACCCGAGCAGATCGAGTCGAGGTTGCTCGATGCCCTATCGAGTGTAGAAGGGATCCTCTCCCAAATGGACTCTCGCTCCGGACAAAAACACGAGTGGCAGATCGCTCTCACCGGTCCTCCCAACGCGGGCAAGAGCTCGCTTCTCAATGCCATTGCAGGCACCGAGGTCGCGATGGTTAGCCCGACACCTGGCACCACGCGTGATTACCTTCGTTACCGTGTCCAACAGTCCGATGTCGCGTTCGATCTGCTCGATACCGCTGGCATGGAAGAGTGGCAGGAGGACTCACCGCGCGGCCTCGCACAGGCATTTACTCGATCGCAGATCGAGCAAGCGGACTTGCTTCTTTACTGTTCTCCACACGATGAGTTGTCAGAACCAATCCCTGCCCCGGTGTTGAGTTCGTCCAAACCGATTTGGCTCATCGAAACAAAATGCGATGTATCTCGCCCTCACGGTGGGACACGCGATCGAAACGTCGAACGCATCGAGGCGCGATACGAAGTCAGTTCGAAGACAGGGGACGGTGTCGCGGAGCTTGGCCATGCCCTCTTGCATTGGGTACAGCAACAAAAAGCGGAACAGGCCGACGCGGTTCCGATGACGGTGGAGCGATGCCAAGGCGCTTTGTTAAACGCAAAGGGTGCGATCGCAGCCGCCCTCGATGCTGTCCGAGGTCGATGTGGCGATGAAATCATCGCTGCCGAAATTCGGATAGCGTTAGACGAAATTGGTTTGGTAGCAGGCACGGTCTACACCGAAGACGTGTTGGACGCGCTCTTCAGTCGGTTTTGTATCGGCAAGTAG
- a CDS encoding homoserine dehydrogenase has protein sequence MEKTRVAIVGMGTVGTGVAKLLLDHGDRLARHAGRVLWLEKATVRDLKKNRSIQLPKGVLTDDLNSVLQDPNIEVVAHLVGGIEPARTIMLQLLDAGKDVVTANKALLAEHGEELFDRARALGRTIAFEASVGGGIPIIANISQCFSANQIRSLRGILNGTSNYIITQMEEQGEDYADAVRHAQELGYAEADPTMDVDGSDAAQKLAILAHLAFGVRVKWREIHRRGLEAFQLADLRYASELGYRIKLIATAHLHEETGQLELHVSPTLIRKGRPLAEVRGAYNAILVVGDAVGDMFFHGKGAGQMPTASAVVADMIDTAAGRTDITFRRLELWSDRESKIEILPYEHSKGRYYMRFHVADEPGVLSQITGILGKHQVSIASIIQHEPEPEQTTGSSSDESRDGREGSPLTVPLVIMTHQATESAAMAANTEIRNLASVRDEAVYLRVSEGDKA, from the coding sequence ATGGAGAAAACAAGGGTTGCCATTGTCGGCATGGGAACTGTCGGCACCGGGGTGGCAAAACTCCTGCTCGATCATGGGGACCGTTTGGCTCGCCACGCGGGCCGCGTTCTTTGGCTTGAAAAGGCGACCGTTCGGGACCTGAAGAAGAATCGATCTATCCAACTGCCCAAAGGGGTTTTGACGGATGACTTGAACTCCGTCCTCCAAGATCCGAATATCGAAGTTGTCGCGCACTTGGTCGGGGGCATCGAGCCGGCTCGCACGATCATGTTGCAGTTGCTCGATGCAGGAAAAGATGTAGTCACCGCAAACAAAGCGCTCCTTGCCGAACACGGAGAGGAACTCTTCGATCGAGCTCGAGCGTTGGGTCGGACCATCGCGTTTGAGGCGAGCGTGGGGGGGGGAATCCCGATCATTGCGAACATTTCGCAATGCTTTTCTGCCAATCAAATCCGCTCGCTCCGCGGGATTCTCAATGGTACGAGCAACTACATCATCACACAGATGGAGGAGCAGGGGGAAGACTACGCCGACGCGGTTCGCCACGCTCAGGAACTCGGGTACGCGGAAGCAGATCCGACGATGGATGTCGATGGAAGCGATGCCGCGCAGAAGCTTGCTATTCTCGCCCACCTCGCATTCGGTGTTCGCGTGAAATGGAGAGAGATCCATCGCCGTGGCTTGGAAGCATTTCAGCTTGCCGATTTGCGATATGCATCCGAACTCGGATATCGAATCAAACTGATTGCCACGGCTCACCTGCACGAAGAAACCGGTCAGCTCGAACTTCATGTCTCACCGACGCTGATCCGAAAAGGACGTCCGCTCGCGGAAGTTCGAGGGGCCTACAATGCAATTTTGGTCGTCGGCGACGCGGTTGGAGATATGTTTTTCCACGGCAAAGGGGCAGGACAGATGCCGACCGCGAGCGCGGTGGTCGCCGATATGATCGATACCGCAGCCGGTCGTACCGATATTACGTTCCGGCGATTGGAACTTTGGTCCGACCGGGAATCGAAAATCGAAATTCTACCTTACGAGCATTCCAAGGGCCGCTATTACATGCGGTTTCACGTCGCCGACGAACCTGGTGTTCTATCTCAAATCACAGGCATCCTTGGTAAACACCAAGTATCGATCGCATCGATCATCCAGCACGAGCCCGAGCCCGAGCAAACAACGGGTTCTTCGTCGGATGAGTCGCGGGATGGACGCGAGGGTTCGCCTTTGACTGTCCCACTCGTGATCATGACCCACCAAGCGACCGAATCGGCTGCCATGGCGGCCAACACCGAAATCCGTAATTTAGCCTCCGTGCGCGACGAAGCCGTTTATCTTCGTGTTTCCGAAGGGGATAAAGCATGA
- a CDS encoding cofactor-independent phosphoglycerate mutase: MKWVIIIPDGCADFPVESIGGKTPLQAAKIPNMDRIAQQGVVGRSDNVPRVFTPGSEVANMTLFGYNPHEFFTGRAPIEAAAQGIQLGPYDWAIRCNLVTVQDQIMVDFTADHISSEEAAEMLRTAQEKLGNAQLEFVPGVSYRNLLIYRGQSPSDVPFSSDTRTTAPHDLTDESIESDFPKGPGCELLCRLMEESQAVFQDHPVNQKRVAAGKRPATNLWLWGLGKTPQLPSFESLHGCRGAMITAVDLLRGLAALIGWDRIDVVGATGYLDTNYAGKGQAAIEALKTHDIVCVHVEATDEASHEGRVDEKIKALEAIDHHVVGPVLDALEKIGDYRILVMPDHPTPVSTKKHSHGWVPFATCGKGIQADGSKSYDEVAAGESNLQFPDGWKLIPSWIQAGFSGR, translated from the coding sequence ATGAAATGGGTTATCATCATTCCGGACGGCTGCGCGGATTTCCCTGTCGAGTCGATCGGCGGAAAGACACCGCTTCAAGCCGCGAAGATCCCCAACATGGACCGCATCGCACAACAAGGCGTCGTGGGACGTTCGGACAACGTGCCGCGCGTCTTCACGCCTGGCAGCGAAGTCGCAAATATGACGCTCTTTGGCTATAACCCGCACGAGTTCTTTACCGGGCGGGCTCCAATCGAAGCCGCCGCGCAGGGGATCCAACTCGGGCCCTACGATTGGGCGATCCGATGCAATTTGGTAACCGTCCAAGATCAGATTATGGTCGACTTCACCGCGGATCACATTTCGAGCGAAGAAGCGGCGGAGATGCTCCGGACAGCTCAAGAGAAGCTGGGGAACGCCCAGTTGGAATTCGTCCCAGGTGTCAGTTACAGGAATCTCTTGATCTACCGAGGCCAGTCTCCCTCCGATGTTCCATTCTCGTCGGACACGCGCACGACCGCCCCGCACGACCTGACCGATGAATCGATCGAAAGCGACTTCCCCAAGGGACCCGGATGCGAACTTCTCTGTCGCCTGATGGAAGAAAGCCAAGCGGTTTTCCAAGATCATCCGGTCAATCAAAAACGAGTGGCTGCTGGCAAACGTCCAGCGACCAACCTCTGGCTCTGGGGACTGGGAAAGACTCCACAACTTCCCTCCTTTGAATCTCTTCACGGATGCCGCGGTGCCATGATCACCGCCGTCGACCTGCTTCGAGGTCTAGCTGCCTTGATCGGTTGGGATCGAATCGACGTCGTCGGCGCAACTGGGTACCTCGATACCAACTATGCTGGAAAAGGACAGGCTGCTATCGAAGCTTTAAAAACGCACGATATCGTCTGCGTCCACGTCGAAGCCACCGATGAAGCGAGCCATGAGGGGCGAGTCGATGAAAAGATCAAAGCCCTCGAAGCGATCGATCATCACGTCGTCGGACCCGTTCTCGATGCGTTGGAAAAGATCGGCGACTACCGCATTCTCGTCATGCCAGATCACCCGACCCCGGTCAGCACCAAGAAGCATTCGCACGGCTGGGTACCTTTTGCCACATGCGGTAAAGGCATTCAAGCAGATGGTTCGAAGAGCTACGATGAAGTCGCAGCAGGGGAATCGAATCTTCAGTTTCCGGATGGATGGAAATTGATTCCGAGTTGGATCCAAGCGGGCTTTTCTGGACGATAA